The Negativicutes bacterium DNA window TGATCACTTCGTCACAATGAATGATATAAGCGCCTTTCAAACGGATCTCACCATCCGGACGCAAACGGAAGAATTTCTTTGGCGGATCTTCCATAAAATCTTCCTGTTCAATATACAATTCACGGCAGAAGGGCAGCAAATGCACCCCCGCTGCCGGATTCTCCGGATTGTTCTCCAATTCCAGCATTTCGGTTTTCTCTTCCGGATAATTGCTGATGATCACCTTGAGTGGGTTCAGCACTGCCATCGCCCGCACGGCGCTGGCATTCAATTCTTCCCGAATACAATGTTCCAAAAGAGCCGCATCCACCGTCTTCGGCGAACGTGAGATACCGCAGCGATCAATAAAGTCTTTTAAAGCGGCGGGCGTATAACCGCGCCGGCGCAGTCCGCAGATGGTGGGCATGCGCGGATCATCCCAGCCGTCGACCCAATTTTCCATCACCAATTTGCGCAGTTTCCGTTTACTCATGATCGTGCCGGTAATGTTCAGGCGAGACCATTCATACTGATACGGCACATGATCCCCGGGCGTCTGCCGCCATTTGACATGATCGATAAACCAACGATATAACTCATTGTGATCAGCATACTCCAGAGAGCACATGGAATGCGTCACACCTTCAATCGCATCGGAAAGAGGATGCTGATAATCATACATCGGATAAATATGCCATTTCGTACCGGAACGGTGATGCGGTGCGTTTTTGATCCGATAAATGACCGGATCGCGCATATTGATATTGCCGGCCTTCATATTGATTTTCGCCCGCAGCGTACGGCTGCCTTCCGCAAATTCGCCATCCTTCATGCGCCGGAATAAATCGAGATTTTCGGCGATGCTGCGGTTGCGCCAGGGGGAATCGATACCCGGCTCCGTCAAGGTACCGCGGTACTGCCGTATTTCATCCATGCTGAGATCATCGACATAGGCTTCCCCATCTTTGATCAACTGCACGGCGAAACCATAGAGCTTCTCAAAATAGTCGGAGGCATAGAAAAGCCGGTCTTCGTAATCGTAACCCATCCAGTGAATGTCTTCAATAATGTTGTCAACAAATTCCTTTTCTTCGGCATCGGGATTCGTATCGTCAAAGCGCAGATTGCATTTGCCGCCCATTTCTTCTGCCAAGCCGAAATCAGCGACCAGCGCCATCAGGTGACCAAGGTGCAGATAGCCATTGGGTTCGGGTGGGAAGCGGGTTTGGATCGCGCCACCGTTTTTCTGATTTTTGATGTCTTCCAACATGATCTCACGGATATAATTGCTTGAGGTGGAAGCTTCGCTTTTCACCGTCCGGTTGGTATTTTCCAACACGTCTGCCATGGCATTTCCTCCTTTGTTTATTTTCAACGGAAAAGCGGAACGCTTTTCCGCTGTATTATCAAGATTGTATGCTTTTTCTCTCTCATAGTCAAGTTGAAATGCAAAACAGAAGCTGAATTGATGAGACTCTGAGAGGGTCCGTAAGTTCTTCTTGATCCGCAATCACGACGGGGTGCGGGGAGAAACCTGCGGTTTCAGGATATTCCATTTTTATCCATTCATTCTGTTCAAAGACAATCCGATTCATCTTGTTGTGTTTCCGCTTCCGTCTCGCTGCCAAGACATAATTGTTTCAGTCGCAAACCGGCCTGGTAAATTTCCTTTTTGCTGAGCTTGTCCTGATTGATCTGATAGAAAACTCGCATCGCCTCTCGCAGAGAACAATTTTGCTGCCGCATGATCTGAACCAGCTTCGCTTCTTGGCAAATTGTTTCTGCGTCTGTGTCTGCCTCATTGGCTGCGGCAGATACTTTGGCAAAGCTGACAACCAGAACATACTCTCCTTTTTGATAATCCGGATTGGTCATCACTTCTTTTTCTACTTCCGGCACCGTGCCATGATAACTCCGTTCGAATTTTTTGGTAAGGTCATTGCAAAGGCAGACCTCCGCCTGAGGGGCTGTCTGGCAAAGCACTGCCAAAGTTGCTTTTAAACGCAGCGGCGATTCATACCAAGCGCAGGTGCACTGCGGCGCTGCGATCCGTTTGCGAAATTCCTGCTCAATCAGTGTTTTCTTGCGTGGCAGAAAACCGCCGAAGTAGAATTCCTGTAAATTAAAGCCGCAGATCGATAGCGCTGTCAGCATAGCACAGGCGCCGGGAATTCCGATCACCTGAATCTGCGCCCGGATCGCTTCCTGAACCAGCAGACTGCCCGGATCGCTGATGCAGGGTGTGCCGGCATCCGAAATAAGCGCCAGATTCTCTCCGTTCAGCAAATGCTGCAGCAGAGATACAGCTCTTTGTTGTTCATTGAATTTATGATAGGAAATCAGCCTGGTCCCGATGGCAAAGTGCTGCAATAAATGACTCGAATTTCGCGTATCTTCGGCAGCGATCAAATCCACACTTTTTAAGATTTCGATGGCCCGGGGAGAAAAATCGGCCAGGTTGCCGATCGGTGTCGCTACAATATACAATATTCCACGGTTGTCGATCATATTTTTTCTTTCCTCTGTATGCGAATCAGTGAATGGGAGATAGGAACCGTTAAATCAAACTCTTTGCAGTAAAAAAACAAGTTCATTGCTGATTTGAAAAGAACGGATGACGCAAAATTCGCTGGGCAGCCGGCTGAGAAAAAATTCGCTATAAAATTTTTCCATCCCTTTGCGTTTTCCGCTCAGGCTGAGCGTTGGAAAAGAAACGACAAAACGGCTGGCCTGCAATTGCGAGAGCAGTTCAAACGCTCTGCCCTTTTTTTGCTGCTCCAAAACAGGAAAGAGCTTGAGCATAAAAACCAGATCCGCCTGAGCTGTCGGTGTGGTCAGGATCAGATCGGCTGTTGCTGCCATGTAGGCGGTCTGACCGGATTTCCGAAAGAAAAGATTGAGCAGTTCCGTCGTCGCATGACTGAGATCATAAGCGCAATAACTCAGTGGTTTGGCCGGGAACCAGTAGATGGCACAGGGATTGAAACCGCAGCCCAAGTCCAGCACCCGATCCTCTTGCCGCAGAAAACCGCTCAAATTCGCATAGAACTCTTTGATTTCCGGAAAACGTTCGCGCGTGGAAGCATGCAGCTGCAGCAGCTGGTCGGCGAGCTCTGCCGGCGATCCGTCTGCCGGCTGCCAGGATGCAAGCAGCTTCTGTGAAGCGGGAAGCGAATCTTCCCGCAGATAAGAGCCATAGATTAGATGGATCTCTTTGCGAATCGCTTTCATCAAGTCTTTTTCTTTTTTATATTTGGGGTATTCCTGCTGACAAATTCGTGTGATGAGCTCATCGGATAAGCCGCTATATTTCTTGGCAGCACGGATCAGGCAGCCGATCTCCTCAACGCTTCTCATCAGCAGCCTCGGCCTGAATGTTTTCAGCCTGGTATTTTTCCATCAGCTGTGTATAGAAGCGCACATTGTGCAGAGTCGCCAGGCGGAAGCCAAGCGAATCACCTACTTTATATAGATGTCTCAGATACGCTTTGGAATAACGGCGGCAGGTCAGACAGTCACACTGCTCTGAAATCGGCCGCTGATCGCGGTAATGGGCATCATCCATAATATAATGATAGTGATAATCGGCTGCATCGCTGGCATTGTCACTGTCAAACACATAAAGACGATTGTGCCTGGCTTCTCTGGTAGGAATCACACAATCGAACAGATTATACCCCATCTTGATGCAGACGCCGATATCTTCCGGTTTTCCCAGACCCATCGCATATTTCGGTGTCTCATCCGGCATTAAGTCCGCCGTAAAATGCAGGATATCCTCTACAAGTTTGCCGTCTTTGTCCAGCGGCCAGCCGCCAAAGCCATAACCGTCAAAGCCGATCTCTTTCAGCTGCTCCGCGCACCATTTGCGCATCGCTTTGTTGCCGCCACCCTGGATAATGGCAAAAAGCAACGGCCGTTTTTCAGGATTGATCTTTCTCGCCTTCATCTGTACAAGGTACTCTGCTTTGCAGCGCTTTGCCCAGGCCACTGTGACTTCCACCGCAAATTGGTTGATTTCATCGCTGTCATCCGGCTGGGTGCAGTAGTCCAGACACATCATAATATCCGAACCATAAGTGAACTGCGCCTGAATGCATTTTTCCGGAGTAAAAATGATTTTTTCATTGCTGTCATCCGGCCGGAACACAATTTCATTTCTTCTGATTTCACCGAATTTAGGATTCTGATGAATCAACGAGAAGGCTTGAAAGCCGCCGGAGTCTGTCAGGATCGGGCGCTGCCAACCGGTAAAAGCATGCAGTCCGCCTATCGCCTTAATTGTCGCCAGGCCGGGTTTGGTCAGTAAATGATAGCTGTTCATCACAATGCCCTGGACTTGACAGTGTTCCAGATCCTCCATATCCAGACAGCGCACAACACCATAGGTACCGTCCGGGAAAAACGCCGGCAGCCTTACGGTTCCGTGCGGCAATACGAGTTTATTTTCCATATCCATTCCTCATTTTCTATTTTTCCGGCTGTTGCTTACAGAATTTTTTCCAGCAGGGCATCAGCAGAGCGAAACTGCCTTGCCAGACCGGCCGCTTTTAGGTTTCTCTCTTATTTCTTGCTCTTTGAATCAATCTCCTGTGCAGCCTTGTGTTTTTATCATGGATCGGATCCTTTCTTTATGAACAGTAAAAATAAGAAATCACGGTAGCATGCCAGACTGCCGCCGTGATTTTTAGATTTGTTCTGCAAAGCAATCCTTACTGCTCTGCGAAAAAACTTCTCCAACTCCAGAAATCGTTTCTCTACACTAATGCGGGTCCTTTGTACTTGCACAGTCATCGTAAGAAGCTACGTGCGGAACGGTCAAGACCGTTCCCTACCTTTGCGCGTTCGTACTCCTTACACAATCATCGTAAAAAGCTACATGCGGAACGGTCAAGACCGTTCCCTACCTTTGCGCGTTCGTACTCCTTGCACAATCATCGTAAAAAGCTACATGCGGAACGGTCAAGACCGTTCCCTACCTTTGCGCGTTCGTACTCCTTGCACACTCATCGTAAAAAGCTACATGCGGAACGGTCAAGACCGTTCCCTACTTTTGCGCCATCCTGCTATTGCGCTAGGTTATAATTATTCCATCGCTTGGTGCTGAAAACAATTGATGTCCCAGCGTAGCATCCTCGTTTTGCGGTGTTGATATCACTATGTGTAAATTGTAGGGAACGGTCT harbors:
- the glnS gene encoding glutamine--tRNA ligase, with the protein product MADVLENTNRTVKSEASTSSNYIREIMLEDIKNQKNGGAIQTRFPPEPNGYLHLGHLMALVADFGLAEEMGGKCNLRFDDTNPDAEEKEFVDNIIEDIHWMGYDYEDRLFYASDYFEKLYGFAVQLIKDGEAYVDDLSMDEIRQYRGTLTEPGIDSPWRNRSIAENLDLFRRMKDGEFAEGSRTLRAKINMKAGNINMRDPVIYRIKNAPHHRSGTKWHIYPMYDYQHPLSDAIEGVTHSMCSLEYADHNELYRWFIDHVKWRQTPGDHVPYQYEWSRLNITGTIMSKRKLRKLVMENWVDGWDDPRMPTICGLRRRGYTPAALKDFIDRCGISRSPKTVDAALLEHCIREELNASAVRAMAVLNPLKVIISNYPEEKTEMLELENNPENPAAGVHLLPFCRELYIEQEDFMEDPPKKFFRLRPDGEIRLKGAYIIHCDEVI
- the rsmI gene encoding 16S rRNA (cytidine(1402)-2'-O)-methyltransferase translates to MIDNRGILYIVATPIGNLADFSPRAIEILKSVDLIAAEDTRNSSHLLQHFAIGTRLISYHKFNEQQRAVSLLQHLLNGENLALISDAGTPCISDPGSLLVQEAIRAQIQVIGIPGACAMLTALSICGFNLQEFYFGGFLPRKKTLIEQEFRKRIAAPQCTCAWYESPLRLKATLAVLCQTAPQAEVCLCNDLTKKFERSYHGTVPEVEKEVMTNPDYQKGEYVLVVSFAKVSAAANEADTDAETICQEAKLVQIMRQQNCSLREAMRVFYQINQDKLSKKEIYQAGLRLKQLCLGSETEAETQQDESDCL
- a CDS encoding Rmt family 16S rRNA (guanine(1405)-N(7))-methyltransferase, translating into MRSVEEIGCLIRAAKKYSGLSDELITRICQQEYPKYKKEKDLMKAIRKEIHLIYGSYLREDSLPASQKLLASWQPADGSPAELADQLLQLHASTRERFPEIKEFYANLSGFLRQEDRVLDLGCGFNPCAIYWFPAKPLSYCAYDLSHATTELLNLFFRKSGQTAYMAATADLILTTPTAQADLVFMLKLFPVLEQQKKGRAFELLSQLQASRFVVSFPTLSLSGKRKGMEKFYSEFFLSRLPSEFCVIRSFQISNELVFLLQRV
- the tgt gene encoding tRNA guanosine(34) transglycosylase Tgt; this encodes MENKLVLPHGTVRLPAFFPDGTYGVVRCLDMEDLEHCQVQGIVMNSYHLLTKPGLATIKAIGGLHAFTGWQRPILTDSGGFQAFSLIHQNPKFGEIRRNEIVFRPDDSNEKIIFTPEKCIQAQFTYGSDIMMCLDYCTQPDDSDEINQFAVEVTVAWAKRCKAEYLVQMKARKINPEKRPLLFAIIQGGGNKAMRKWCAEQLKEIGFDGYGFGGWPLDKDGKLVEDILHFTADLMPDETPKYAMGLGKPEDIGVCIKMGYNLFDCVIPTREARHNRLYVFDSDNASDAADYHYHYIMDDAHYRDQRPISEQCDCLTCRRYSKAYLRHLYKVGDSLGFRLATLHNVRFYTQLMEKYQAENIQAEAADEKR